GGGCACGGCCCACCCGCTGACCGGATACTATCGCCTCTATCAGGGAGAGGCGGCAGAATTCACCGGGGCGAAGGATCTGATGACCACTGCGAAGGGACCCCAGGGAGAGGACGTGAACATCGCCCAGGCGCTGGATAGCCTGTCGAAGGAGCCGAACTCGGAACGCCAGAAGACCATCGTTCGCCAGCTGGCCTGGATCACCAACGAGAACCTTCCGGTCCTCAGCCTGCTGGAAAAGCGTCTGATGATCTTCCACGTCGACGGCGTGCGCGTGACCGGCTGGCCGGCCGAGAATGATCCGCTGTGGACAGTGGCTCCCGGCGCGATCGAGCGGTTCTATGCCCACCTGCTCATCGAGGGTATCTTGAAGCCGGCCCCATAGCTGGACAATCCCAAAGGGAGCTCTTGGAGTGCGGTGCCTGGGCACCGCCCTTGCACTGCGCTGCGCCGCAAAAGGGATAGGCCGGGCGCTCTCATGCCCGGCCTATCCCCTGAATGTTTTCATGGGTTGTTTCTTTTCATCAAGGCCGACTGGCGAAGGATGAATAGTGGAAAGGGGCAGAACGCAGATGCGGTGGGTCCGACGGGTGCTTCTGGCAGCATTGACCATCTGGCTGGTCGCCAGCATCACTTTTGTCGTAGTCGAGCAGGCGCCAGGGGATATCTTCTACCTAATGGCTCAAGAGATCGCCCAGGCCCGCGGGGTCTCCATCGAGGTGGCCTACGCCCAGGTGCGCAGCATGGTAGGATATGACCCCACTCGCCCGCTTCTGGACCGCTATCTGGAGTGGCTGCGGGAGCTTCTGCGGGGGAACCTGGGCTTTTCATACTTTTACCGGATCTCCGTGAATCAGATCCTCTTCCAGGCCCTGCCCTGGACGGTCTTCGTCCTCTCGATCGCTCTCCTCCTGAGCTTTGGAATCGGAGTGCTGCTGGGATTGGTGATCGCCGTCCGGCGGCGCTCCTGGCTGGATCCCATGGTCACCAGCTATGCCTCCCTGACGGACGCAACGCCAGATTACCTGACAGCCCTCCTGCTGCTGATTCTCTTCGCCCTTAACCTGAAATGGTTTCCCTCAAAGGGAGCCTACGACAGCAACCTGTCTCCGGGATTCAACCTACCTTTTATCCTTAGTGTGCTCCACCATGCCACATTGCCGATCCTCGCCTATACCCTGGAGAACATCGGAGCCTGGGCTCTGGCGATGAAGGGGAGCGCGATCTCCGTCCTGGGGGAGGATTTCATTGCCTTCGCCCGGGCCCGGGGTCTCCGGGAACGTCGCATCCTGACCCATTATGTCGGCCGCAACGCGATCCTTCCTATGGTCACCGGCCTGGCGCTCGCCTTCGGGGGGATGTTTGGAGGCTCCGTCCTGATCGAAACAGTCTTCCACTACCCTGGGATCGGATGGTTTTTCAAGTTCGCCCTGGATCACCGGGATTACGGCATGATGCGGGGATTGCTGATCCTCACCACCGTGGCCATTGTGCTGGCCAACCTGATCGCAGACCTCGTCTACCCCCTGCTGGATCCCCGTATTCGGATGGAGGACTAAGATGCGCACATTCCTGGGCGACTTCCTCAGCGCATTGCGAGGAAACCGCCGGGCGGCAATAGGGAGTTTGATCCTGGTCGGTTATCTGCTGATGGCCCTGATCGGTCCTGAGCTGATCCCTATGGATTCGACGATGCGATACGCCGAGCGCTTCCGCCCGCCGTCTCTGGCTCACCCGCTGGGGACTGATTACGCAGGTCGGGATGTGCTGGCCCAGATCGTCCACGGGTCCCGGGATGTGCTGGCGATCGCCATCCTCACGGCCCTCTTCACCACGTCCATGGCCGTGGGAATCGGGGCCCTCGCCGGATATTCTGGAGGGATGGTGGATGGTTTCCTCATGCTGCTGACCAACATCCAGCTCACCGTGCCTGCGGTGCCAGTCTACCTCTTGATCGGCTCTGTGTTTCAGATCCGGGATCCGGTGGGGTTCGCCGTGCTGATCAGTTTGTGGATGTGGGGGCCGCTGGCCCGGGCCGTCCGCTCCCAGATCCTCTCGCTGAAGGAGCGGGAGTTCATCGAAGCGGCCCGCGTTCTGGGTCTGGGAACCACCCATATCTTGGCGCGGGAGTTGTTTCCAAACCTGACCCCGTTCGTGGTTATTCACTTCATTCGGATGATGCGGGATGCCATCACGGCCAGCGTCGGGCTGATCTTCCTGGGGCTGGCTCCCTTCTCCCCAACCAACTGGGGCACGATGCTCAACCTGGCTGTGTTCCAAACGGGCGCGATCTATATCCCGAACGCCCTTCACTACGTGATCGCGCCGATGGCAGCGATCGTCCTCTTCCAGTTGGGAGCCATCTTCTTCGCCCATGGGCTGGATGAGATCCTGAACCCTCGTCTCCGAGCACCCGCATGAAGCCTCTGGTGCAGGTTCGCGATCTGCGCGTCACCTTCGACCTGGGGCGACACGGGCGCCTGATTGCGGTGGATGGCGTGTCGTTCGACTTGGCCCAGGGGGAATTTGTCGCCCTGGTTGGGGAGAGCGGAAGCGGCAAGAGCACTACCGCCTTGGCGCTGATCCGCTTGGTCCCACCGCCCGGCTTCATCTCCGGCGGCCGTCTGCTGTGGTGGGGGGACAGCAAAGGGGAGCCGGTGGATCTGCTCCAGTTAA
The genomic region above belongs to Thermoflexus sp. and contains:
- a CDS encoding ABC transporter permease; translated protein: MRWVRRVLLAALTIWLVASITFVVVEQAPGDIFYLMAQEIAQARGVSIEVAYAQVRSMVGYDPTRPLLDRYLEWLRELLRGNLGFSYFYRISVNQILFQALPWTVFVLSIALLLSFGIGVLLGLVIAVRRRSWLDPMVTSYASLTDATPDYLTALLLLILFALNLKWFPSKGAYDSNLSPGFNLPFILSVLHHATLPILAYTLENIGAWALAMKGSAISVLGEDFIAFARARGLRERRILTHYVGRNAILPMVTGLALAFGGMFGGSVLIETVFHYPGIGWFFKFALDHRDYGMMRGLLILTTVAIVLANLIADLVYPLLDPRIRMED
- a CDS encoding ABC transporter permease, which translates into the protein MRTFLGDFLSALRGNRRAAIGSLILVGYLLMALIGPELIPMDSTMRYAERFRPPSLAHPLGTDYAGRDVLAQIVHGSRDVLAIAILTALFTTSMAVGIGALAGYSGGMVDGFLMLLTNIQLTVPAVPVYLLIGSVFQIRDPVGFAVLISLWMWGPLARAVRSQILSLKEREFIEAARVLGLGTTHILARELFPNLTPFVVIHFIRMMRDAITASVGLIFLGLAPFSPTNWGTMLNLAVFQTGAIYIPNALHYVIAPMAAIVLFQLGAIFFAHGLDEILNPRLRAPA